The Silene latifolia isolate original U9 population chromosome 4, ASM4854445v1, whole genome shotgun sequence region TATCGCTCGACAGCATTGACACTTACCTTTGAAGGGGGCAGGTGTATAAGCTTCGGCCGAGGGTGGTGGGGGCAGTGGAGGTGGAGGCACGGTTGGTGTTTGGAGTGTAGGGCCGGGTGGTGGCTCGATTGGCTTGAGCAAGGTGGGCCGAGGAAGGGAAAGGTGCGGGTTTGGTGTGTTGTTTTTGAGTGAGGTCGAAATTGATAAGTTTTTCGTGTAAGGCATTAAAGGATATGGGATCATCGCGAGCATTGATAGCATCGATGATTGGTTTGTAGGATTCATAGTCAAGGCCACGAATGACCTTGGCGATTATGTCGTCAGAATCCATAGGTTTGCCAAGGATGGTGAGTTTGTCGGTGAAAGATTTAATAGTATTCATGTAGTCAGTGACGGTTTGGGTAGAGTCTTTGAAAAGAGATTCAAGGCGGTCCTTGACTTGGAGTATGTGACCGCGGGTTGATTTGGCATATGTGTTTGAAAGGATGGTCCAAACGGCGTGTGAGGTGGGAGCACGCATGACTAGAGCTTGGATTTCAGGGGTTAAGGTGCCCAAAAGAGCACCTTTAATGAGTTGGTCTTGTCGGGTCCGAGTTTGGAAAGCCGGGTTGGGTGTGGTCTTGGTTTTGTTAGTGTCGGTGGAGGCGTCTAGGGTGGCGGCGGGCGAGGGGATAAGTACCATCGAGGTACTTGAGAAGGTCGTAACCAATGAGAAACGATGCTACTTGGTCTTGCCACTGCATAAAGGTTAAGGGTTGTAGTTTATCAACCATGGATAGGTTGACAAGGTAGAGCGGAACGCTCGGTTCATGAGGGTTTTTGATGGTGTTGCTCAACATTATTAAGGGTTTTGTGAGGTTTAGGATCGATGGACTATTGATACCATGTAAGGATTATGAAAGGTTGAATTTTTATTGCATAATTACAATGAATACAAGAGGACCTTATATAGGATTACAATGCATTGGAGAACAAGAAAACTATCAACTAATATTTACCGTAAAACGAACCAAAGAAATAAGGTACGTACaattatatggaaaatataaTAAAACCTACTGACTATAGACACGTTCAAAGTGGGGTATGTGAATGGGAAATGGAGAGGCCTAGATGAATCTTATACTATCTCAGATGGCTACCATTAGTTGATGCAGGGGACTGATCAGAAAGTTAACTGGTATCCTCTGGTTTGGAATAGGTATAATCTTCCCAAATGGTGCTTTATTTTGTGGCTCAAGCATCATCAGAGGTTACTCACTCTTGATAGGCTACAGAAAATAGGTATCACTAATCAGAATATTTGTTTTATGTGTGGTTTGGAACCTGAGACTCACATTCATCTGTTTGTTGAATGTGCTTATGCAACTAGATGTTTCCAACTCCTTGTAGACTGGTTGCATCTTCCAGTTGGAAACCTCAGTGATCTGACTTTGTTACTGAAAGTGCGAAGCATTTCTCTCCTGAGCAAGAAAGTTATTCAAGCTGCAGAGGCAGGGGTAATATATGGAATTTGGCGGAACAGAAATCATTGCAGGATTGATGGTTATGTACAGCTCCCTGAAAAGTTGCTGCAACAGGTCCAGATGGACTGCAAACGTAGATTGCTGGGTGTTTATCAAGGGATCATGAAGTCTGTAGATTGTCATTGGTGTAATGCTTTAGGCCTAAATGGTTAATGTTTGTATCCTCTTTTTAGCCTTGAATTTCTTGAAGTCACAAACTTGCTAATCAGCAATTGATGTAATGGTTGTCCATTTGAACGGTgcttataatattactaacattcgaccaaaaaaatatatatatatatatatatatatatatatatatatatatatatatatatatatatatatatatatatatatatatatatatatatatatatatatatatataataaaacgAAAATTGGCAATATTTACGAATGCGAATTTACAGAAATATTCCTaatatactccctcatattctacATAAGTGTCCCattgtccatttccgtctattcacaataatgtcccattgtctatttttggtaaacttttatacttattttagtcACTtcaaccccacaacaataccccacctcaACCCAAAAAAATACTTATCTTAATCACTTCActcacaataataccccacaataccttttctctctctaattacCTCACCCCACCACAATAATTTACATTATTTAATTCCTTTCCTTAATTCTCGTGTCATCCCCCATAATGGGACActtatctagaataggagggagtatttaacaCATGGCAATTACGAAGCTAAACCATATGGATCCACTTTTCGGGTGTCACTATAATACCCAGATATTATGGGACCCAGAAAGGAACCCTGGGATGCGTGAGGGGACCTTATACTAGAGTAGAGGTGACTCGGGAGTGAGGTATGACTATAAAGgggaccgagtataacctatactagacttagtggactTGTTATAATGTCCGCTTATAGAAGAGTCGTATTAAAACTGTCATTACTTGAGATCTAgacatgatattgatgtgattctaattggaggtgatagcttgttctcttaagattccaacggtaggtcacacacccaaaatgaccaagaaacgagagagatatgactgttttatgaaaactggtcattgttgagaactgtgtcgcactcgaccgagtgaggttcactcgaccgagtggactcggaaatcgctcgaccgagtggaatcggaaatcgatcgagtgagtgacactcgaccaAGTAGACTCGCCACTCGGCTGAATCAGAACACGGGATAAGGAAATTTTAtccccttatcctcattcattctatctcCTTCCTTCTCACTCCATATGCTTTcccctctctctaaaaccctcacaaacactctTACATGGGACTCAAGCTTACTTTCATGGATTGTTCATCCTCTTTCCTTTCTCCCTCAACatttgtaagttaagatctatccttgtttaattagtttaaaccctaacttttggggattgtgtgttgggtaattaattagtagttagtatatgtaatatgggtaattagtgggtatTAATAAGGGGTTTTATAGTTtataatagtgtaggatgtatttGTGATGGTATTACATGATTTATATAG contains the following coding sequences:
- the LOC141651917 gene encoding uncharacterized protein LOC141651917; this encodes MQGTDQKVNWYPLVWNRYNLPKWCFILWLKHHQRLLTLDRLQKIGITNQNICFMCGLEPETHIHLFVECAYATRCFQLLVDWLHLPVGNLSDLTLLLKVRSISLLSKKVIQAAEAGVIYGIWRNRNHCRIDGYVQLPEKLLQQVQMDCKRRLLGVYQGIMKSVDCHWCNALGLNG